The Solanum lycopersicum chromosome 6, SLM_r2.1 genome has a window encoding:
- the LOC101248681 gene encoding uncharacterized protein, with translation MAKAYRKKDFEKLMAKVEKVNGRVKKYLEEAGYERWSRSHATVNKGRMMTSNIAECINGCLVDARQLPVLDFLEEARILFGSWNCKNRELTSYTKETLGRKFEEILIINASKCSKMKVVASSEFIFSVYEGGIRYIVCLNRKNCSCGRFQHDEIPCAHAMAFLKKNNIKDVHPYYSDYYKPDALANTYAVPMEPMSDKSDWTVSESVLEEVVLPPRNKKMPGRPRKKERKMRMKS, from the exons ATGGCTAAGGCTTATCgaaaaaaggattttgaaaaattgatggCTAAAGTGGAAAAAGTAAATGGCAGAGTTAAAAAGTATCTTGAAGAGGCTGGCTATGAAAGGTGGTCTAGATCTCATGCAACCGTGAATAAGGGTAGAATGATGACATCTAACATTGCGGAATGTATCAATGGTTGTCTTGTTGATGCACGACAATTACCTGTTTTGGACTTTTTGGAAGAAGCCAGAATTCTATTTGGTTCTTGGAACTGCAAAAATAGAGAATTAACATCTTATACAAAGGAAACATTAGGGAGGAAATTTGAAGAGATATTGATTATAAACGCGTCCAAATGTTCGAAAATGA AAGTTGTTGCATCTTCAGAATTCATTTTTTCAGTTTATGAAGGTGGTATAAGATACATCGTTTGCCTTAATAGAAAGAATTGTTCTTGTGGTAGATTTCAGCATGATGAAATACCTTGTGCGCATGCAATGGcttttttgaagaagaataatatcaaagatGTACACCCATACTATTCCGATTACTATAAACCTGATGCATTAGCCAACACCTATGCAGTTCCAATGGAACCAATGTCGGACAAAAGTGATTGGACAGTTTCGGAAAGTGTTTTGGAAGAAGTTGTCTTGCCaccaagaaacaaaaaaatgccTGGTAGaccaagaaaaaaagaaagaaaaatgcgGATGAAAAGCTAA